One stretch of Leptospira mtsangambouensis DNA includes these proteins:
- a CDS encoding tRNA (cytidine(34)-2'-O)-methyltransferase, with protein MEIALYRPEIPPNTGNIARLCVNVGVPLSIVGEPSFDLSEKAVRRAGLDYWKDLDLRRFADFEEFRSQKEAEGSRIFLVSKFGTKVYWDVNFQKTDVFLFGRETSGLPEEIHQSCPPEHIISLPMAEVSRSINLSNAVAIVLYEALRQEKTRTNP; from the coding sequence TTGGAAATCGCACTTTATCGCCCAGAAATACCTCCTAACACGGGTAATATTGCAAGACTCTGTGTCAATGTCGGAGTTCCTCTCTCCATTGTAGGGGAACCGTCTTTTGATTTGTCCGAAAAAGCAGTCAGGCGCGCGGGTCTTGATTATTGGAAAGATTTGGATCTTCGTCGTTTTGCAGATTTTGAAGAATTTAGAAGCCAGAAAGAGGCGGAAGGCAGTCGAATTTTCCTGGTTTCTAAATTTGGAACCAAAGTGTATTGGGATGTAAACTTCCAGAAAACGGATGTTTTTTTGTTTGGGAGAGAAACTTCAGGACTTCCGGAAGAAATCCATCAGTCTTGCCCTCCAGAACATATTATTTCCTTACCTATGGCAGAGGTGAGTCGTTCGATCAATCTTTCCAATGCGGTTGCCATTGTACTTTATGAAGCACTGCGCCAAGAAAAAACACGGACTAATCCTTAA
- a CDS encoding ATP-binding protein, whose translation MPFPLSRTELEKEVKTLFSNGLSGNVNDFYSWVFMETQRKFKDNPNTTLEGITSLLEDLIKDGIITTNPLDPREYFIAESSPITRKMGATEQFVILGALSYNPMQYVRARLDYFLKRNGIVEELRMDLCIATVEAVENAAKYGDGGGVEVIFQIDKHKTFTIEMINTVKDFNLEDDIQRGKFSSTATLMRGMMVMQKLFDSVDLEISDNRKQAILKATRKLT comes from the coding sequence ATGCCGTTCCCTCTCTCCAGAACTGAGTTAGAGAAAGAAGTGAAGACTTTGTTCTCCAATGGCCTCTCGGGGAATGTGAACGATTTTTACTCCTGGGTGTTTATGGAAACCCAGCGAAAATTCAAAGATAACCCCAATACAACTTTGGAAGGCATCACCTCTCTTCTCGAAGATTTAATCAAAGACGGAATCATTACCACTAACCCTTTGGACCCAAGGGAATATTTTATTGCAGAATCTTCACCTATCACTCGCAAGATGGGAGCAACCGAACAGTTTGTAATTCTTGGTGCTCTTTCCTATAATCCGATGCAGTATGTTCGTGCCAGGCTTGATTATTTTCTGAAACGGAACGGAATTGTCGAAGAGTTGCGAATGGATCTCTGCATTGCCACTGTGGAAGCTGTGGAAAATGCCGCAAAGTATGGTGACGGAGGTGGAGTGGAAGTGATCTTTCAGATCGATAAACACAAAACCTTTACCATAGAAATGATCAACACGGTAAAAGACTTTAATCTAGAAGACGATATTCAGAGAGGTAAGTTTTCTTCCACAGCAACGCTCATGCGTGGTATGATGGTCATGCAAAAACTTTTCGATTCGGTGGATTTAGAAATCAGCGACAATCGAAAACAAGCTATACTCAAAGCAACTCGTAAACTAACATAG